Part of the Solanum pennellii chromosome 10, SPENNV200 genome is shown below.
CAAAATTCCGGTCAACGgattccggtccggtccggtaccGGTTCATCCCGGTACCGGTCAAAATTCCGGTCAACGgattccggtccggtccggtaccGGTTCATCCCGGTACCGGTCAAAATTCCGGTCAACGgattccggtccggtccggtaccGGTTCATCCCGGTACCGGTCAAAATTCCGGTCAACGgattccggtccggtccggtaccGGTTCATCCCGGTACCGGTCAAAATTCCGGTCAACGgattccggtccggtccggtaccGGTTCATCCCGGTACCGGTCAAAATTCCGGTCAACGgattccggtccggtccggtaccGGTTCATCCCGGTACCGGTCAAAATTCCGGTCAACGgattccggtccggtccggtaccGGTTCATCCCGGTACCGGTCAAAATTCCGGTCAACGgattccggtccggtccggtaccGGTTCATCCCGGTACCGGTCAAAATTCCGGTCAACGgattccggtccggtccggtaccGGTTCATCCCGGTACCGGTCAAAATTCCGGTCAACGgattccggtccggtccggtaccGGTTCATCCCGGTACCGGTCAAAATTCCGGTCAACGgattccggtccggtccggtaccGGTTCATCCCGGTACCGGTCAAAATTCCGGTCAACGgattccggtccggtccggtaccGGTTCATCCCGGTACCGGTCAAAATTCCGGTCAACGgattccggtccggtccggtaccGGTTCATCCCGGTACCGGTCAAAATTCCGGTCAACGgattccggtccggtccggtaccGGTTCATCCCGGTACCGGTCAAAATTCCGGTCAACGgattccggtccggtccggtaccGGTTCATCCCGGTACCGGTCAAAATTCCGGTCAACGgattccggtccggtccggtaccGGTTCATCCCGGTACCGGTCAAAATTCCGGTCAACGgattccggtccggtccggtaccGGTTCATCCCGGTACCGGTCAAAATTCCGGTCAACGgattccggtccggtccggtaccGGTTCATCCCGGTACCGGTCAAAATTCCGGTCAACGgattccggtccggtccggtaccGGTTCATCCCGGTACCGGTCAAAATTCCGGTCAACGgattccggtccggtccggtaccGGTTCATCCCGGTACCGGTCAAAATTCCGGTCAACGgattccggtccggtccggtaccGGTTCATCCCGGTACCGGTCAAAATTCCGGTCAACGgattccggtccggtccggtaccGGTTCATCCCGGTACCGGTCAAAATTCCGGTCAACGgattccggtccggtccggtaccGGTTCATCCCGGTACCGGTCAAAATTCCGGTCAACGgattccggtccggtccggtaccGGTTCATCCCGGTACCGGTCAAAATTCCGGTCAACGgattccggtccggtccggtaccGGTTCATCCCGGTACCGGTCAAAATTCCGGTCAACGgattccggtccggtccggtaccGGTTCATCCCGGTACCGGTCAAAATTCCGGTCAACGgattccggtccggtccggtaccGGTTCATCCCGGTACCGGTCAAAATTCCGGTCAACGgattccggtccggtccggtaccGGTTCATCCCGGTACCGGTCAAAATTCCGGTCAACGgattccggtccggtccggtaccGGTTCATCCCGGTACCGGTCAAAATTCCGGTCAACGgattccggtccggtccggtaccGGTTCATCCCGGTACCGGTCAAAATTCCGGTCAACGgattccggtccggtccggtaccGGTTCATCCCGGTTCATTCCGGTCCGGTGACCCGGTTCCGGTCCGTTGACCAGTCTTACCTTtgctgcaaaaaaaaaaaaaaaagcttatgGAGAAGCAAAAACATACGGTCGATCGTACAGATGGATGTTTATCTTCTAATTTCGATTGTTGTTACTTGgattttcacaatttttttcctAACAAGATGTTTCAATTGAGTTATTTTAATTGCTTTTAACCATTTTTGGTGTGTTTGTCTTTCAATAGGCCACATGAATCGAATTAAAGGATGATATAATTATGGATATTCTTAGCGTCCAATATATCTTATTAAATTTAAAGGTGTTTTCAATCGTGCCAAGAATGATCCACATTCCcaaaaacttcttttttttaccAACGTAGTTCTTACAATGGCTTGGTTATTTAACCCAAAATTTTTGGGAGGAGCCTAGCCAAATTACACAAATGAAATCCATATCTTACATCATACCCACAGTTAGCAACTCTACTGATGATGCTGCCTGCTTTTGTTCATCGATGTCAAGTAACTGCATCTCATAGATAGAGAGTTCAGGTTTTGTGCTTGAGAGTTGTTACTTCATTGATTTGTACAGGAGTTTTGGGTCGATAGTGGTCATCTGTATCTACTTCTTCGATTTCCTGAATAGTCATGACAGACCCATCATCATTAAGGGGGGGAtttcgaaaaaaaaagaacaaaaaacatTGAAATCTCATTTCCAGGCTTGCCAATAGGTTTTTGGCCAGTTTTAAAATGACTTGTGAGTTCTTGACGAAGCATAATGAAGTAGTTCATTGATCACACTCCCGGTATGGAGTTGAATGTTCACTACATATTAAATGCGGAAATACAGTGATATATCAAATATCCAACTatgtcatttaaaatttttatgtgattactgataggaaaaggaaaaagggaAAGGATCTATACCTGCACGACATCTTCTCCCTTGATGACACGCCCAAAGATATTAATCTTGTCGTTCAAATCTGGTATTGGTGCTGTTGTAATAAATAGATCAAATCCTCCACCTTCATGTGTCGCTTTGGAAGTACCAAGCATAAATGCTTCATGCTTAAGACTGAACATTAAGATTGCTAATTTAGCAAAAAACAGCGAGTCAAGGGAATCTCAAGGTAACTGTATAAGACACAATAACAGCAAATGATGTGCAACCTTGTGTTTAGTTGGCTGTAATGTTTTCCCCTCGATGTCCAATCTTCTGTAGCTTCAGAGTTTTCAATTTTACTACCTTGAATGACAAAGTTCTTTACTACACGAGTAAATTGCATCCCTTTGAAGTGACCTTTCTGGCTGCAAATACGTTTTAGAAGTTAATACTTCTATCATGCCAGTGGCACAAGGTTGCCCATCCAAGACTTTACAAATGAACAACAGAGAAATAAACACACTATTTTTACACCATAACCGGCATGCACTTGAGGTTCGTATTTGTATTACAAGGAAATTTGTGATGGAGATCAAAAAACCAATATGGAGCCACATCCATGGTGATGAAGTGGCAGAGATTCGTGCAAATAACACCAACAACATTTCATCAGCTTGACTCATGAACTGATACAACCACAAATAGCCAAAATATCAACTCCCTGACCCcttaagataaaagaaaaaggtCAAAATATTGCGAATCAAAACCCATCATTCTATGCTCAGTAAATATTACTTATTGTCATGGGAAGGAATGATGAAGAATAAAGATGCAATCAGAAATTGGTGATCAGTCCCTCTCCCTCTTTCTTCTCCCTTCAAAAACcaagggaaaaaaaaaagaaagaaaagaaaaaggtggATTTTAACATGCTGAAATTCACCTTAATACCTAACTCCTAATTTTCACAAGTTCAAACTTAGGCAAGTGTTTCTTTGAACATTTTTGAGGATCACATAAGCCA
Proteins encoded:
- the LOC107032307 gene encoding peptidyl-prolyl cis-trans isomerase CYP21-4-like; the encoded protein is MARIKPQALLLQSKKKKAPSGVSVPTIIVYILIVAVMVFSLFSTYKYWSRRSILQTQDGISNRKFIERKKSDIPNYALISTSKGQITVELYKDGSPDIVNEFIDFSQKGHFKGMQFTRVVKNFVIQGSKIENSEATEDWTSRGKHYSQLNTSLKHEAFMLGTSKATHEGGGFDLFITTAPIPDLNDKINIFGRVIKGEDVVQEIEEVDTDDHYRPKTPVQINEVTTLKHKT